ATGATTTCCTGTTCCCATGGGGACATTATCCTGAGGTTTAAGCcctaaaaacactgtaaatacaGACCACAGTTACAGTATTTTGGTGGTTAAAACATGTCTGCTGccacttcagcatcagtgcctGTTGGTTACCTGCGATCTGTGTAGAAAGTatggatggcacgataccacttttttaggtccgatactgataccgatattttacatttggatgtCTGCCAATACcaatacaaatccgatctttttttaaaaaacaaacaaacaaacaaaaaaaaccaaaacaattgatttcaaatgcctggatacattttacatacgtcaacagtctctcacacaacaaaatcagaatcttttagtgtcccacgtacaagactaagaaccagggaggggcagagcttttcaggcagtggtgccaaagctctggaactgtttaccactccagctccatttagctgactctgtggagtcttaaaaaaacagttgaaaacttttctgtttaaccagactttctgttgactttatttttgttctttttcttttaatatggtaatgttaatatgtttttaacatggtgttttatctgggtttttgatattgtgttttaattattgtacagcgctttgtgactttttgtctgtgaaaagcactaaataaataaactttacttacaacaatcgctccatcacctgaatcctgttgctcttatgtgagaaggtgatgctttggcttatggtatgttgcaaatttcagtagggctgcaactaacgcttaatcgagtattctatcaattatacCATCAATTatccgagtaactggataagaaatattttttcatattaacagttcatctgcatattttaacttccgtactgcagtttttccctgtgtgaaacaaacagggtggatggagcagctacaaagttctcttttcttcatttactgatcaggtggttgatgaaggacctccagctgtttcccagtaaaggtttaatggaggttacagggacaaaaactttcttctgctccatctgagctcaccggctccggcTTGTTGCCTTGTGCAGACAggctgcacgtaaatcagctgattgctgctgttgtgttatcagtgtttatgttgaaaaactggggggctgtgtgagcgtaatcttgtaatgctttatattcacaagcattctcctaaatacatttctactgcaggtctatatttagtcactaatcagggattaaagtatcaaaaatattttgacggccAAGGGGTCCTTACGGTACCGGACgcggcgctcgctagcagtatgtccgggagctgaagtagagaaaaaaataacagctgattcagcacagcgagcacaacacacaaacacagcagagagcgctggaggcggaaaaacatgtcagcgatgatcgctcagtgtcaaagggaatccgtcgcagcgacagAGAATTGAGGGGGTTGTTTCCTGATCCCCACtacattccagtaggtggcagtaatgcagctctaagctggtttggtcaaccgcaaacccacaaaaagaaaaagacgacggagaactgtaatgcagctaatgtgggtcggatcagatcggattgcattttttatttctttccaatatccgatccagtaatttaggccaggatcggaccgatacaGAATAttggatcggcgcatccctttTAGAAAGAGGGGAAAATTCTCATTGGCTTGTGAGGTGCTGTCGTTGCCGGGGGGTCTGGAAGAACGTTGGCAGTATGAACCTTCAGGTTTTCACAGCTCAGTGCACAGATCAGTTTATGAATCTCTCAAAACACCagaaaatgtgattttcatGATAAAGGACCTTTAAACCTtctataaatattaaaagaagGTTTAAAGTCGAAATGAAACCTGCTCCAATGGATGTGAGACACAATGAGGAGTAAACTACAGCCAGTGTGGTCTCATCTCTAACAGTGTGTTGTATTTTCAGATGTCAGCGATTTCagaggaagcctggagaataaCTCTGACTGTAATCCTCGAGGAGCTGGATGAGCCGCAGTACAAAAAGATGCTGCTTTTTCTATCAGAAATCCCCAAACGTGTGAAGACCAAGTCCAGAGAAGAGATGCCCCAATTAATCATTGAGCACTACGGAGTGGAAACATCTATTCATAGAATCAATGAAGTAATGGATCAGATCCCACGGAAGGATGCTGCGGTCCAGGACCGGCTCCGCCCCTTTGTGGACAAACTGAAGAACACACAACAGAAAACAGGTGAGTTCACAGGGACATGACGGCTGTGTAAAGCTTCTGCAGATGGTCTGTGACAACAGAAGTTTTTATGGTcagtgcaataataataataataaagaggtTTTTCCAAGTGTTTAATATTTAGTTACCTTTGTACGTTTTAAAACGAGTCTGAAACGTTATATATTCAGTCCTACTAACTCAGGGACAGCACCAGTCTGTTGAAATTCCACATTTCCAGAAAGCCAACTTACAAAAACACTAAGTTATTCATTCTTTATGCACAGCATTACATGTTAGCAGATGAAACCAATGAGCACTGACAGTGTttaaggaaacaggaagtgtctGAGTGTTCAGTGCAGGACTCTGTTGTCATAAACAACTTcagggaagaagaggaagaggaaggatgAAGCTGGTAGGTAAACAcagcttttcctcctcctcctccacctggaTCTGTTCCAGGGTTTCTGCCCACTTGGACATGTTCAAAACACCTGCCCTAAGAGGTCAGATGCTGAACCATCTCAACTGCCTTCTGTCCAGCCCCTGATCACTGGGGGAGCAACCTCTGGTCCCCCTTTTTAAAATGTGGGACGAGCTAACCAAGTTCAATAGGAAGGGGTTCACTGGTGGCTTGTTGGCTGTAAGGTTGTGGGTAGCACATTAGGAACCAACAACCACAGCGACAGGccaggttcgagtcccagcctgtcgccaatttgcccgcgtgtcttcccctgtatctttcctccatttcctgtcttcctccacTGCTcgtaaaagctgctgtggccaaaaaaaagaaaaaaaactacataatgtcctctggttattattggctctgaacagcccatttcatagcctattaactggccatGTCCTGTCTGCGGGATGTATTAATTGctttttatatggcaggctagaccctcccattttgattgacacctcattcagccaatcatgttaagaaatgggtttcacagAGCCAATATTAACCAGAGGGTGTcgcgtagctttgtcaggtgatttggtgcggccagttacatgattggctgaatgaggtgtcaatcaatcTTGGTCTCGACTCGATCTTGTActctaaaagtcttggtcttgtctgggtcttgggttaggtggtcttgactacaacactgctATTTACACATATGTACACAGCCATAAGTCTTGATGCAAGATGCTACGAAGGTTCCTGGGTTGAAAGCCACTTTGCTAGCATCCTAATATGACCTGCTAGCATTAAAGAGGAAATTTAACATTAAAGTATTAGAATTAATTTACAGCATGGAGCCCAGCTCTAAAAACCTGTCACATATTTAAGTGTCTGTGAAGCTGCATTGAAGAAAtaagtgtttaattttttagAACATGTGTAGCGTCACCTCGTGCCAGTACAGAATATGACTTCACTGGGTTGTTAGTTAGTTTTTTGGTTGCCACTAATAGACTTACATTAGCTTATGTTAGCTGAGTAGTGATAGAACCGATAActcagtggaaaacagggaaacTAAAACCAAAAAGCAGCCTAAGGGGGCACTCTGTGCCGCCCCCTGGCTGCAGCAATGagtttatgttaaaaataaaggaTACACTGTCCAACGGTGCAATCAGCCACCAGAGCTGGTGTCAGCactattatatatttattataaaataaaaaatagaattttTCCCAAGCACATCCAACCAGCTTACAACATTACAGGGATCCTGACATGTAACAGTGTGTCTGCaggaaaaagggggaaaaaagccttTGAGGAAGAGCCGCCTTAGCTGACCTCGTTTCCTTGTTTTGGTTTAGAAATTGTTATCTCACATGATCTCACTGAGTGGATTACTTCATACTGGAAGGAAAAGCGAAGCTCAAATGTGAATGAAGGAGAGTAGTGGAGATTTTTTTCCCTGCGGACACACTGATGGATGTCAGGATTCCCAACCGTGCTTCAGGACGAaagttatttgtgtttgtggtgtggtGCACACATAGTAACCTGTTAAACACTGTAACCAACAACCCTGTGAAGTTTTTAGAGCAGCTCTGTGCTGTAAATCATCTGTTACACATGTCGTGCCTTGTTTCCTCTATTACTTCCTCGTACACAGGACAAAGAGCCCACACATGCTCAGAGAGGAGTTTGATGAGATTTGAACTCTTCACTCTCAAAGACAAATCCTGCAACAGTTTGACAATTTAGGGGGCGGAGCTCAGAGGAggaatgtgattggtcactttgcCGGGCTGAAGTACAGTAAAATAATCCTGATGAGTCTCATTACCAGAGAACCCAAAAGATGACATTGATATTTCTGgatttttcatttagtttaatgaatttcagtcatttatattttgaaatgaaaagatttttccagcattttgaaCTGAAGGCAATGCAACAAGACTCCAATCAATcactgtgatttttcttttttctcaggaGAACGACACTTTGTGGATGAACACATGTGTGAGTTGATCCAGAGAGTGAGCAACATTGGACCGATCCTGGATGAGCTCTTACAAGAACAAGTTATCCAACAAGAAGCCTACGATAGGATCCGAGCTCTTCCAAACTCTCAGGATAAGATGAGGGAGCTCTACAGCGGCCCTGTGAGAGCTGGCACTGCCTCCAGAGATGCCTTCTACAGAATCCTTCAGAACCATGAGAAGATGCTTACTGAGGACCTCAGGCGATAGAACTTTGTGATTTAACACTTCCTGTTCCATCTTCTGTTAAATGTTTGTTCATAAATCTCTGTTTGAACTGATTTGCACGCGAGGAGATGCTGTTTTGTATGCGAGGAGAGATCATTTTGTACTCAAGGACAGTTTGTAAAGTATGTTCTGTGTGTGCAATGTCTCAATACAGCttgtaaaacattttctttctgtgcaacaggttttatttgtgtgcagcatgtgttctctgtgtgtgacCTTTTGGCACAAAATTAACTCCATACTAGGGGCCATGAGCTACgttgaggtgagggcaggtgatgctgatatgaaggcaagACTGTCCAgtttcacagccgctcacttccggcctttgcggtctacATGGGCCGGGCCCTTCGAAgaatgcagcccctgaatttggacacagttttttggacaatttgttattttccctgtaactaattaatcaaaattaacgccttaaagtcccacccctaattgtaggtaaagactctgtaataatacagagaaataccatctcacaggacctgtcctggactcatcacataaacatcactgtgaagaaggccagacagcgtctctacctcctcaggcggctgagagacttcaagctcccactcaaggtgctcaggaacttttacacctgcaccatcgagagcatcatgcgtgggagcatcaccacctggatgggaaactgcaccaagcaggacttcatggccctaaaaagggtggttcgttcagctgaacagaccatcagaaccaccctccccaacctgcaggacatttacaccaagcagtgcaggctgagggccatgaagatcctaaaacagcccagccaccccggacactctctcttctccctgctcccatcaggccggcgttaccgctgcctgagggctaagactgaaaggttgaagaagagtttttacccacaagccatccgtctgctcaactctgagccctaactggaccattattgcacaatgtaaatattataatttataaaagtgtgtatagtgtatagtatatagagtatagtgtatagtgtgaattactttttttaatttttattcttcttatttatatgtgtgtgtatataggttgcaggtacaaaatacatttcactgtgcattgtactgtgtataactgtgcatgtgacaaataaacactatcttatcttatcttatcttaaaacccaacagtcaaaatgaccccctatgagcagcacttggtgacagtgggaaggaaaaactcccttttaacaggaagaaacctccagcagaaccaggctcagggagggggggtcatctgccgcgaccggttgggctgaggggagagaaagacatgctgtggaagagagccagagattaatatcaattaatgattaaatgcagagtggagtataaacaaagtaaataaggtgaatgagaaacagtgcattatgggaaccccccagcagactaggcctatagcagcataactaagggagggttcagggtcacctgatccagccctaactataagcttgatcataaaggaaagttttaagcctaatcttaaaaatagagagggtgtctgtctcctgaatccaagctgggagctggttccacagaacaggggcctgaaagctgaaggctctgcctcccattctactcttaagtatcctaggaaccacaagtaagccagcagtctgagagcgaagtgctctgttggggtgatatggtactatgaggtctttgagataagatggtgcctgattattcaagaccttgtaggtgaggagaaggattttaaattctattgtagatttaacagggagccactgaagtgaagccaatatgggagaaatctgctctctctttctagtccctgtcagtactctagctgcagcattttggatcagctgaaggcttttcaggaagaaGGTCAACATACAAGATGCCtcaaagcagctgcagacaaatcagtgtgtgtgtgtgtgtattattaaTTGGCAttaataagttgaaattttgagttggGGGGAGCATTTGGGCTTCATTACtgtgaaataaataatgacatggtaTCACGTCATGAGTTATTGTTCATCTCAGCTTGGATTAAATCACTTTAACAgctgctaaggaccagatttttattatatttaaagttAGAATTGTGCAATTCACAGAAGCACCTTGGGTATGTTTTGTAATGTTTGGTTTTGTGTATGcatattttccatccatcctcttctacttatcctgttcagggtcgcgggggggctggagtctatcccggctgacatagggcgagaggcagggtacacctgtacaggtcgccagcctgtcacagggctaacacagagagacagacagactacatccacactcacattcacacctatgagtttccaattaacctaaccccagtaagtgcatgtctttggactgtgggaggaaacccacacagacacggggagaacatgaaaactccacagagagagaggcctgggccaaggtggaatcaaacccagatctTCTGGATgtcattccagctgtgaggcagcagtgctaaccaccgagCCACTGTgctgcatattttttaaatatatttttattgtgtgtgttttaaactaTGGTGACACCAACTTGCCAGGAGGACTGTAGATGAAAATTAGTTTATGGCTATAATCTGGCATATTTTACactgtttaaatgtttattaataTGCACTGTCctctttaaataattaaaataagatAAAGATAAAGAATTGAAGGCATGTTCAGTTTAGTTCAGTTTGCATATTTGCAGTTAATCATGTAGAAAGATTCCTGAgtttatactttttttattcTGATCTGCTTTTCTTTAAACTCAGGTTCATACAGCTGCTCCTGTGGTACATGCAGCTCTCTGCAGCAGTGAGtctgagcagctctgcagtgttACTCACGTCACTCCGTTTACAGCATGTGTCTCACAGATTAGCACAGAAGTGTTCCTCACATGCTGAACATCAGACAGATTCAGGCTTATTTGAATGGAAGCAGATGTGGGGAGTCTGTCAGGTTAAAGCAGGAAGTGTTTTGGCTGTGTTGAGGGGAAAGTCCTCTGGACTAAACCATTCTTTACAGAAGGGGggactgtggctctgaaactgggtgttaaaatgatcaaaagtTGAATCTGAACAAATAATTAGTCAATGATGAAATATCTCCCTGTATATGAGTATTGTGCCGGTGATTATCAGTGAGTTTGTGTCAAGCAAACAAACCTGAAAGATTATCTGAGTTGGgatctcccctcctcctcctcctgcagcacaGGAAACTTCCAGACTTCAACTTTCCCGCCTTCCAGTTAACCTGAAAGAAACGCTGTGGATGAAAAGGAGCAGAGGTGAGTGTTACTGTCACAGCTGTTTGCCggtgttttcttctttgtgtttctctgtgtcctgAGTGTCTGTGGGGGTTTGAGCCTTACTTTGTGATAGttccagtgtttttctttctgtttctctttgttcttCTTCGTGTGTCTGTGTTCAGTGTTCCGTGTCTTCCTGCCTCGGCTCCTGTGTTTAGTTGTATTCTTTGTGTTGCatcagaaagaaaaggaagagctttatttgtcacatacatttacatgcagtgagattcattctctgcatttaacccatcacacacatggagtatgtagtacacacagcacagcatggagcagggggcagccaaggggcgcccggggagcaacctgtgGGGGTGGGCTttctcagggacccacagtgatgccagcccgaggatttgaaccagggtcctctcagtgatgaaccctcttcttctccactaggccaccactccctcAAGTCTGCGTTTGTATCATGTTTGGTCTTttccagggttataatagttttggatatTACAATATACTCTCTTTACActctaatatttttatttagttttagttagttttcagagcggttttgcgcatttttactatttttggtttaatgctcaGTTCAactttttgttagttttagtttttcatatttaatttgtcagctgcaagattcaaggtgcaagagtaaCTATTTTGTAATAAGACCTTAAATTAcaccattaaaaacaaactgtattcaacaaccaactgttcacaggacagcagcattatgtgctaCATGTGTGTaacattaaggacacacatgaacatcacgAGACATCAACAGgagcagcataaaaaaaatccaataaactCTGATCTCAGAATATGTATCTCAAGGATAAATTGTAGTTCCCAGCAGCAGATGCAGGTCCAGCTTCAGTGGATCAACATCAGCTCCAACATCAGAACTCAAACATTAGAAACcagaacaaactgaactctgagtTTCTGAAGGAATAAAGCTCAAATACAGCCTTTTAagactgtgtgtttatatttgtgtgtggtACACAGTGGTGTGGACATGCCAGTCTCAGTaacacatttatcagtgcaTCCTCCCGCTGTGTGTTCCTGTGTATTAACCAGCCAGCAGTTATGTTTCTCTGTGAACGCTCCATTGTGGCTGTCACCTTTCTGCATGGCCGTGATGCTGGTTCTGtcggagctgctcagagagccAGCTTGGTTAGTTAGACTCCTGTGCTGGTTCTTAGGTACCAACCGGCATTTATTCTTGTGTGAGCTGCATTATGTGTGTGAATTACCTCGTGCTCGTGTGCTGATGTTTTATCTGTGCTGGCAGAACCAAGAAACGCTGGGACTTTCTCTGCTGCTTTACCAACTCTGCCATCAGCGCAGTGAGCAGACACTAAGGCCGCTCTGCCCTGTTGCTGATACCagactgatttgttttctctAGTTAGATTGCTGCACTACAGTGTTATTTCACCACAGTTTGCAGTCTACCACCTCTaccagtttcattcacaatgcgTGATCTCACGTGAGTCCTGTTTATCTTTGATTTAGAGGgccacagaaagcaaaatgacaATCAGCATGAAAGAAAGGGTGCTCCAAAGGGCAATTTTGAGCTTCCTATTACACATAAAATCAGCCCCCttgcttcctgtctctctaACACAGATTTCCTCTTTTATGGAGGAAGGCCCCAAACCCACACCAATCATCTACTTCCAGCACTCAACTCCAGATACCTGGCAGCTGTACCAGAGTGGAACCTCCACTCCCACATGGATTTGGTGTACATcccacaaaacaacaaaagcatgCAAAACTTGAAACAGGAAATAATCCTAACCCAGTATTTGTTAGGAGATCCTCTCAATGATTCCACTGTGCCACAGTCTGACTGAAACAGCCAGCTGACTGAGGTGTAACACTGATGTAACGACCCCAAAATGATAACGTACATTAATGTGAGGCTGTTCTCAGAGACAGGTCTGTGAGGCAGAAGCTCTGTGTCATAATGGGGCAGTGAGAGTCAGACTGATGGGATATCATTCCACCTGGAGGTCGAGGATCCAAGGATTTTCCATTAGCTCAGAGAACCGTGGTTATGAAAAAGTAACCTAATCAGTAACACGTTATTTAATTAAGAATAAAATCTTTAAAGTTTAACCAGCTGATGCAATATCTTACATTATAATATGTTGAAATGCCCAAGCCTATGATAACCACATACTGTATGTTCTCTGGCTGTTAACTGTTGCTGAGCTAACCAAAGGTCACCAACATAAAGACTGTGGTTCACCTTAAATCTAACCTATGCTCAGCATACACTGACTGAACTGAAGCCTCATGTTTAACCAACATCATCATTAGTGAACTACTGTAATTAGTCATGGACACACCTGCATCTTTCTTCCACAGAGGTAAATCCTCTTTTTCCTGCAGACAGGTACAGGTGTGCATGAATGTGACCTCAGCTCTGACACAGGAAGTCTTCATGACTAAACCAGTCATGTTAATTTGTCAGTCTGTAAACATattaatcaaaatattttgtttttacttttgtggGATTATTGTTGCTGTTTAGTTACATTTCAAATGGGGGGCCTGGGGGGGTCCAAGCAGCTGCTTAGCCGGTAACTATTTTTACTTTGGAATATTTTGTGACATGAAGcagtatttttattaatattcagTATTTACTGTTTAAAGCAGTTTAGTCCTGCTGTTTCCAGCCTGCAGGTTTGGCCCCTCTGAAGGATTAACAGATGAATATGTGAGGATGATTTAATGGTGACAAACACATTTGTGATGCCTGCTTTTAATTTTTGGACTCTTCTTCAGTCTTTTAGTTTTAgatttttagattagattaaattaaatgtcCCATAATCTGTGACTTTAAGACGTGTCTGCAGAATGTAGATTTCATCCCAGGAAACCACACAGATGGTTTTagcgtgcctgtgtgtgtgtgatgagctTCTTTTCCCGTGGTCTGGTTCAGAGTCTGCAGAGTTCATGGTCATCTCTGACCTGTGTCTGCATGGTCAAAGGTAATAAAGGACCCTGCTGGGCAACAGCATGATTTCCTGTTCCTGTGGGGACATCGTCCTGAGGTTTAAGCCCTAAAAACACTGTGAATACAGACCACAGTTACAGTATTTTAGTGGTTAAAACATGTTTGCTAtcacttcagcatcagtgcccGTTGGTTACCTGCGATCTGTGTAGAAAGAGGGGAAAATTCTCGTTGGCTTGTGAGGTGCTGTCGTTGCCGGGGGGTCTGGAAAAACGTTGGCAGTATGAACCTTCAGGTTTTCACAGCTCAGTGCACAGATCAGTTTATGAATCTCTCAAAACACCagaaaatgtgattttcatGATAAAGGACCTTTAAACCTtctataaatattaaaagaagGTTTAAAGTCGAAATGA
The window above is part of the Archocentrus centrarchus isolate MPI-CPG fArcCen1 chromosome 14, fArcCen1, whole genome shotgun sequence genome. Proteins encoded here:
- the LOC115792616 gene encoding NACHT, LRR and PYD domains-containing protein 1a-like — translated: MSAISEEAWRITLTVILEELDEPQYKKMLLFLSEIPKRVKTKSREEMPQLIIEHYGVETSIHRINEVMDQIPRKDAAVQDRLRPFVDKLKNTQQKTGERHFVDEHMCELIQRVSNIGPILDELLQEQVIQQEAYDRIRALPNSQDKMRELYSGPVRAGTASRDAFYRILQNHEKMLTEDLRR